Below is a genomic region from Candidatus Roseilinea sp..
GACGACGCCGCCCCCCTCTACGTCAGCGAGCCGGGCGCCCGCGTCAGCAAACGCGGCGAAGTGTTCGAGATATGGCTCAAAGACCAACGCCTGGGCGAGGCGCGCATCTTCGAGACCTCGCACCTCGCTCTGTTCGGCAGCGTGCAGATCACCACGCCCGCGCTCGTCGAAGCGCTCGACCGCGGCATCACCATCGCCTTCTTCTCCATGGGCGGCTGGTTCAAGGGCTTGGCGCATGGCCCGGCCCACAAAAACGTCGCCTTGCGCATGGCGCAATACCGCGCCGCCTTCGACCCCGCACGCAGCCTGGCCCTGGCGCGCGCGTTCGTGAGCGCCAAGATCCGCAACTGCCGCACCCTGCTGATGCGCAACCACACCGCCCCGCCCAAAGACACCCTGGCCGCGCTGATGCAGCTCGTTAAAGATGCGCGCGCCGCGTCCGACCTGCCCGCGCTGTTGGGCATCGAGGGCAACGCCCGGCCGGCTCTACTTCGGCGCCTTCGCCGGCATGCTCAAGCCCCGCGCCCCCGCCTCCGCTGCCGGATGGCAGTTCGACTTCAGCGGGCGCAACCGCCGCCCCCCGCGCGACCCCGTCAACGCCCTGCTCTCCTTCGCCTACAGCCTGCTGGCAAAAGAGCTGACCGTGACGGCCCAAATCATCGGCTTCGACCCCTACCTGGGCTTCTATCATCAACCCCACTACGGCCGGCCCGCGTTGGCCCTGGACGTGATGGAGGAGTTCCGCCCCCTGGTGGCCGATTCGGTCGTGCTGACCGCCATCAACACCGGCGTGATCAGCCTCGATGACTTTATCGCCAGCGGGCCGGCGGTGGCGCTGACGCCGGCCGGCCGCAAAAAGTTCATCCAGGCCTTCGAAAACCGACTGCAAACCGAGATCACCCATCCCATCTTCGGCTATCGCATCAGCTATCGGCGCGTGCTGGAGGTGCAACTGCGCCTGCTGGGCCGCGCGCTCGGCGGC
It encodes:
- a CDS encoding hypothetical protein (possible pseudo, frameshifted) → MSDDALLALPDLVPARMVNEFAYCPRLAYLEWVQGDWADNADTADGRYKHRRVDHAAGRLPASPFISPSPLVGEEAGGEGSEGSKSTQQPTDNLEPIHARSVWLSAEAEHLTARIDLLEGDGQTVTPVDYKRGSAPDLPEGAWEADRVQLCAQGLILRANGYTCAGGVIYYIESKTRVSVPFDDALIARTRALVQGLREMAAAGQIPPPLVDSPKCVRCSLAPICLPDEVNLLNPPAPTPPAAQPPPRRLMPARDDAAPLYVSEPGARVSKRGEVFEIWLKDQRLGEARIFETSHLALFGSVQITTPALVEALDRGITIAFFSMGGWFKGLAHGPAHKNVALRMAQYRAAFDPARSLALARAFVSAKIRNCRTLLMRNHTAPPKDTLAALMQLVKDARAASDLPALLGIEGNARPALLRRLRRHAQAPRPRLRCRMAVRLQRAQPPPPARPRQRPALLRLQPAGKRADRDGPNHRLRPLPGLLSSTPLRPARVGPGRDGGVPPPGGRFGRADRHQHRRDQPR
- a CDS encoding hypothetical protein (possible pseudo, frameshifted); this translates as MADSVVLTAINTGVISLDDFIASGPAVALTPAGRKKFIQAFENRLQTEITHPIFGYRISYRRVLEVQLRLLGRALGGEIAAYPAFTTR